A part of Plasmodium cynomolgi strain B DNA, scaffold: 0313, whole genome shotgun sequence genomic DNA contains:
- a CDS encoding CYIR protein (putative;~vir-type antigen): ICDSDELKTKELKKYGDEVIGICKRYITYLEKYESWNISIPENHMCTLLNYWFYNALVNILGSDNYSTIVQAFGTLLRRWSHIDDKELSKSLKNKCGYYFKLPPKDDWQKRKELYEYYLDYTTIKSLSSDISKCESYYEYIQKKAELYEHFEKVCLPRTSNCPDFYDECMPYKPDNVLSSFPCYDEMQKQQHAAKSPKILNNLTHTLQPENGIVTAGLQASAETIQHTQSTSESSDIRTKISDSILGTAPVLLTATMLYRVCIYFVNIYHYSTSM, encoded by the coding sequence ATTTGTGATTCAGATGAATTAAAGACAAAAgaattaaagaaatatggAGATGAAGTGATAGGAATTTGTAAAAGgtatataacatatttagaaaaatatgaatcatGGAATATTTCAATTCCTGAAAACCATATGTGCACactattaaattattggtTTTACAATGCATTAGTTAATATTTTGGGTTCTGATAATTATTCTACTATTGTTCAAGCTTTTGGTACACTCCTACGGAGATGGAGTCATATTGATGATAAAGAATTATCTAAGTCtctcaaaaataaatgtggaTATTATTTTAAGTTGCCTCCCAAGGATGACTggcagaaaagaaaagaattgtaTGAATATTATCTTGATTATACCACGATAAAAAGTCTAAGCTCTGATATTTCAAAGTGCGAATcatattatgaatatattcaaaaaaaggcagaattATATGAACACTTTGAGAAAGTGTGTTTACCAAGAACAAGCAATTGTCCAGATTTCTATGATGAGTGCATGCCTTACAAACCGGATAATGTGCTATCTTCTTTTCCATGTTACGATGAAATGCAAAAGCAACAACATGCTGCAAAATCTCCTAAAATCCTGAATAATCTAACACACACACTACAGCCTGAAAATGGTATAGTTACTGCTGGTCTTCAAGCATCTGCAGAAACTATTCAACACACACAGTCAACATCTGAATCATCCGATATtagaacaaaaatttctgaTTCAATTCTTGGCACAGCTCCAGTTTTGTTAACTGCCACTATGTTATAtagagtatgtatatattttgtaaacatatatcattatagtaCGAGCATGTAA